One window from the genome of Helicoverpa armigera isolate CAAS_96S chromosome 4, ASM3070526v1, whole genome shotgun sequence encodes:
- the LOC110384075 gene encoding uncharacterized protein LOC110384075 yields the protein MWRRLIFILPLLLSVSTIRVPVDKEEAPTDAPSTPEATQNTPVYYITDDENVDSYLIPPSPHKPEEAPEGIAGLPTFLIPPSKDRQSDYYVPKQSADVQSDWLPILQAQPLQNKRNAPTFQRLPLETIPIFFNPKQASAQVSLPPVPSTHLESPSVDAVNEFFIDVPEEEVHVNENNEPIEPSSYNVAPQNENPNVPQQSLNPAEPTLALHLTPPKPQSFNAPTKLYPKKYAGGFQPVPIPLAQFADPAAEVPKAKPAKYFKPQSSAEIGQFAPDEKKLYHYQKAEHQRKLKGEEEGDKQLQSADGVSDETYGEPTSAEQETSETNLRYPGHNAYPIPPRHKPHAPVRYGPRPAPIRQAPEPTPPQDVGPAAPAPDGRTEFRMHGMKGPHSYQFGYDTGKGKNRQFRYEERDNDGLVKGHYGYVDRAGKLRVVNYSAHPEYGFRAEEPVEKQS from the exons ATGTGGCGGCGATTGATATTT ATATTGCCGCTTCTACTCTCAGTATCAACCATAAGAGTACCAGTCGACAAAGAAGAAGCGCCCACCGACGCGCCCAGCACACCTGAAGCCACACAAAATACGCCCGTCTACTACATAACAGACGACGAAAATGTCGACAGCTACCTCATCCCCCCTAGCCCTCACAAACCAGAGGAAGCGCCTGAGGGAATAGCTGGCTTACCAACATTCCTGATACCACCATCAAAAGATAGACAGTCTGACTACTACGTGCCCAAGCAATCTGCAGATGTTCAAAGTGACTGGCTACCCATTCTCCAAGCACAACCACTTCAAAACAAACGGAACGCTCCCACTTTCCAAAGACTACCCTTAGAAACcattccgattttttttaacccTAAGCAAGCCAGTGCACAAGTTTCTCTGCCTCCCGTCCCTTCAACTCACCTTGAGTCACCCTCAGTGGATGCAGTCAACGAGTTCTTTATAGATGTGCCCGAGGAAGAAGTGCATGTTAATGAAAACAACGAACCTATTGAACCATCTTCATATAACGTAGCTCCTCAAAATGAAAATCCCAATGTTCCCCAGCAAAGTCTTAACCCCGCAGAACCCACCCTTGCCTTACATTTGACGCCACCTAAACCGCAATCATTCAACGCACCAACTAAACTTTATCCGAAGAAATATGCTGGTGGATTCCAGCCTGTTCCGATACCCCTCGCTCAGTTTGCCGACCCCGCGGCAGAGGTACCGAAAGCGAAGCCTGCGAAATACTTCAAGCCACAATCTAGCGCCGAAATTGGACAGTTCGCACCTGACGAAAAGAAATTGTATCATTACCAAAAAGCTGAACATCAACGAAAACTGAAAGGAGAAGAGGAAGGTGATAAG CAACTCCAGTCAGCTGATGGTGTGTCAGATGAAACATATGGCGAGCCTACTTCAGCCGAACAAGAAACTTCGGAAACTAACTTGAGATACCCCGGAC ATAACGCGTATCCCATACCTCCTCGTCACAAGCCCCATGCTCCAGTGCGCTACGGGCCCCGGCCGGCTCCCATACGTCAGGCACCCGAGCCGACGCCCCCACAAGATGTGGGCCCTGCCGCACCGGCCCCCGACGGAAGGACAGAGTTTAGGATGCACGGCATGAAGGGACCTCATAGCTACCAGTTCGGATATGATACTGGCAAAGG aaaGAACCGTCAATTCCGATACGAAGAACGCGACAACGATGGTCTAGTGAAGGGACACTATGGCTACGTGGACAGGGCTGGTAAACTTCGCGTGGTCAACTATAGCGCACACCCTGAGTACGGGTTCCGTGCCGAAGAGCCCGTTGAGAAACAATCGTGA